The following are from one region of the Jeongeupia sp. USM3 genome:
- a CDS encoding cupin domain-containing protein: MTMQLLGGLTPEQFLAEYWQKKPLLIRQAWTDFPELIDLARLTELAGSDDAESRLLEYRNGQWLLEHGPISERRLARLPETDWTLLVSNVNHHVDHVGKLLYRFNFLPYYRLDDLMISYAPPGGTVGPHYDSYDVFLLQVGGSKRWQISSDDAGNFVEDAPIRVLRDFAPEQEWVLEHGDMLYLPPKYAHYGVALEPGMTYSIGFRAPKTQEIAGKFLEFVQDELCLDGMYADPDRQTRKHPGEIDDEFIASMAAMLKQIEWNDDTVRRFVGRYFTEPKPHVFFDAPDEPLDFDDFAAAVAQHGVVLDLKSQMLFERDHIYINGDEIAAEPAALAALQQLADDRALPAGDYDDAVLEALYACYDCGFLHPAG, translated from the coding sequence ATGACCATGCAACTTCTCGGCGGCCTCACGCCCGAACAATTCCTCGCCGAATACTGGCAGAAAAAACCGCTGCTGATCCGTCAGGCGTGGACCGACTTCCCCGAACTGATCGACCTGGCCCGGCTCACCGAGCTCGCCGGCAGCGACGATGCCGAATCGCGGCTGCTCGAGTACCGCAACGGCCAGTGGCTGCTCGAGCACGGCCCGATCAGCGAACGCCGGCTCGCGCGCCTGCCCGAGACCGACTGGACCTTGCTGGTCAGCAACGTCAACCACCATGTCGACCACGTCGGCAAGCTCCTGTACCGCTTCAACTTCCTGCCCTACTACCGGCTCGACGACCTGATGATCTCGTACGCACCGCCGGGCGGCACCGTCGGCCCACACTACGACTCGTACGACGTGTTCCTGCTGCAGGTCGGCGGCAGCAAGCGCTGGCAGATCTCCAGCGACGACGCGGGCAACTTCGTCGAGGACGCGCCGATCCGCGTGCTCAGGGATTTCGCCCCCGAACAGGAATGGGTGCTCGAACACGGCGACATGCTCTACCTGCCGCCGAAATACGCGCACTACGGCGTCGCGCTCGAGCCGGGCATGACGTATTCGATCGGTTTCCGCGCACCGAAGACGCAGGAAATCGCCGGCAAGTTTCTCGAGTTCGTCCAGGACGAACTGTGCCTGGACGGCATGTACGCCGATCCGGACCGGCAGACCCGCAAGCACCCCGGCGAGATCGACGACGAATTCATCGCCAGCATGGCCGCCATGCTCAAGCAGATCGAATGGAACGACGACACGGTGCGCCGCTTCGTCGGCCGCTACTTCACCGAACCGAAGCCGCACGTGTTCTTCGACGCGCCGGACGAGCCGCTCGATTTCGACGACTTCGCCGCCGCGGTCGCACAACACGGGGTCGTACTCGACCTGAAAAGCCAGATGCTGTTCGAGCGCGACCATATCTATATCAATGGTGACGAGATCGCCGCCGAGCCGGCCGCGCTCGCCGCGCTGCAGCAGCTCGCCGACGATCGCGCGCTGCCGGCCGGCGACTACGACGACGCGGTGCTCGAAGCGCTGTACGCGTGCTACGACTGTGGCTTCCTTCACCCTGCCGGCTGA
- a CDS encoding PhoX family phosphatase, whose translation MNKQNNTQITSADPDDIGNNQSGNASFDSVLEARISRRSILRGGLGGAAAMMFGGVALGGALTACGGGGSSDSAAPTPAPTPAPTPTPAPAARFNFNPVAKNVLDALTIPAGYSAAVLFALGDPINNATAAYKNDGSDDALSFDFRAGDHHDGMNYFGLNAAGTARDPNGSERGLIAMNHEHITDAFLHVAGATAPGGIRPQAEVDKEIRAHGVAVIEVQKTAGKFQLNRGSSYNRRITAQTPMELNGPARGSDYMKTAYSTAGTQGRGTVNNCATGDTPWGTFLTCEENWAGYFSRTGDVSANRSAAELASFTRYGVPSAASGKRWDTAGAADVYKRWNVAASGASAAADFRNEANTFGYVVEIDPYSASSTPRKRTHLGRFAHECAVYAPVAAGKPVVFYMGDDSRNEYIYKYVSKAVWDPADAGRGLAAGDKYLDEGTLYVAKFNADGSGTWLPLTLANTAISGYAGFSFKTVADICVNTRIAADAAGATKMDRPEWCSVNPKNGEVYYTLTNNSNRVTTGASGSKLLPDAANPRAYEDMKGSTKQTGNVNGHIIRTAEAGADPAATSFKWDVYVFAAEAKAGAAVNLSSLTDDNDMSSPDGIWFSPKSGILWIQTDDGAYTDTTNCMMLAALPGKVGDGGAIKVANSVGGTALEVTTQKGKNPDGETLRRFLVGPKDCEITGIAETPDGKTLFVNIQHPGEDTKVADLGDPSKFTSHWPAGGTARPRSATVVITKDDGGTIGLTL comes from the coding sequence ATGAACAAGCAGAACAACACCCAGATCACCAGCGCCGACCCGGACGACATCGGCAACAACCAGAGCGGCAACGCCAGCTTCGACAGCGTGCTCGAAGCGCGCATCAGCCGCCGCAGCATCCTGCGCGGCGGCCTCGGCGGTGCGGCGGCGATGATGTTCGGCGGCGTCGCGCTCGGTGGCGCGCTGACCGCCTGTGGCGGCGGAGGCAGCAGCGACAGCGCCGCGCCGACGCCCGCCCCGACCCCGGCGCCCACCCCGACGCCGGCACCGGCCGCCCGTTTCAACTTCAATCCGGTCGCCAAGAACGTCCTCGACGCGCTGACCATTCCCGCCGGCTACAGCGCCGCCGTGCTGTTCGCGCTCGGCGATCCGATCAACAACGCGACCGCGGCCTACAAGAACGACGGCAGCGACGACGCACTGAGCTTCGATTTCCGCGCCGGCGACCATCACGACGGCATGAACTACTTCGGCCTGAACGCCGCCGGCACCGCGCGTGACCCGAACGGCAGCGAGCGCGGGCTGATCGCGATGAACCACGAGCACATCACCGACGCCTTCCTGCACGTGGCCGGCGCCACCGCCCCCGGCGGCATTCGCCCACAGGCCGAGGTCGACAAGGAGATCCGCGCCCACGGCGTCGCGGTGATCGAAGTGCAGAAGACGGCCGGCAAGTTCCAGCTCAACCGCGGCTCGAGCTACAACCGCCGGATCACCGCGCAGACGCCGATGGAGCTGAACGGCCCGGCACGCGGCAGCGACTACATGAAGACCGCCTATTCGACCGCGGGCACCCAAGGCCGCGGCACCGTGAATAATTGCGCCACCGGCGACACCCCGTGGGGCACCTTCCTGACCTGCGAGGAAAACTGGGCCGGCTATTTCTCGCGCACCGGCGACGTCAGCGCCAACCGCAGCGCCGCCGAGCTCGCCTCGTTCACCCGCTACGGCGTGCCGAGCGCCGCGTCGGGCAAGCGGTGGGACACCGCCGGCGCCGCCGACGTCTACAAGCGCTGGAACGTCGCCGCCAGCGGCGCCAGCGCCGCCGCCGACTTCCGCAACGAGGCCAACACCTTCGGCTATGTGGTCGAAATCGACCCGTACAGCGCCAGCTCGACCCCGCGCAAGCGCACCCACCTCGGCCGCTTCGCGCACGAGTGCGCCGTGTATGCGCCGGTGGCCGCCGGCAAGCCGGTGGTGTTCTACATGGGCGACGACTCGCGCAACGAATACATCTACAAGTATGTGTCGAAGGCGGTCTGGGATCCGGCCGACGCCGGCCGTGGCCTCGCCGCCGGCGACAAGTATCTCGACGAGGGCACGCTCTATGTCGCCAAGTTCAACGCCGACGGCTCGGGCACCTGGCTGCCGCTGACGTTGGCCAATACCGCGATCAGCGGCTACGCCGGCTTCAGCTTCAAGACCGTGGCCGACATCTGCGTCAACACCCGGATCGCCGCCGACGCCGCCGGCGCGACCAAGATGGACCGCCCGGAATGGTGCTCGGTCAACCCGAAGAACGGCGAGGTCTACTACACGCTGACCAACAACTCCAACCGCGTGACCACCGGCGCCTCGGGCAGCAAACTCCTGCCCGACGCCGCCAACCCGCGCGCGTACGAAGACATGAAGGGCAGCACCAAGCAGACCGGCAACGTCAACGGTCACATCATCCGCACCGCCGAAGCCGGTGCCGACCCGGCCGCGACCAGCTTCAAGTGGGACGTCTACGTGTTCGCCGCCGAAGCCAAGGCCGGTGCCGCGGTCAACCTGTCGTCGCTGACCGACGACAACGACATGTCGAGCCCGGACGGCATCTGGTTCAGCCCGAAGAGCGGCATCCTGTGGATCCAGACCGACGACGGCGCCTACACCGACACCACGAACTGCATGATGCTGGCAGCGCTTCCCGGCAAGGTCGGCGACGGCGGCGCGATCAAGGTCGCCAACAGCGTCGGCGGCACCGCGCTCGAAGTGACCACGCAGAAGGGCAAGAATCCGGACGGCGAAACGCTGCGCCGCTTCCTGGTCGGTCCGAAGGACTGCGAGATCACCGGCATCGCCGAAACGCCGGACGGCAAGACGCTGTTCGTCAACATCCAGCACCCGGGCGAAGACACCAAGGTGGCCGATCTGGGCGATCCGTCCAAGTTCACCAGCCACTGGCCGGCCGGCGGCACCGCCCGCCCGCGCTCGGCAACGGTCGTCATCACCAAGGATGACGGCGGCACCATCGGCCTCACGCTCTAG
- a CDS encoding HAD family hydrolase, with translation MIRAILFDLDGTLADTAPDLGAALNRLLAEEGRPEQPYDAIRPLASHGARGLIGLGFGVGPDDASFNGLRERFLARYAAALCEHTVLFDGIAELIAAIGARGLPWGIVTNKPGRFTDPLVRELPLPVQPGCIVSGDTVGVAKPDPRPMLHAAEQLGVPAESCIYIGDAERDIEAGRRVGMKTVIADYGYISVDDRPTTWGADLRIAHPLDLLAHLPD, from the coding sequence ATGATCCGCGCCATTTTGTTCGATCTCGACGGCACGCTCGCCGACACCGCGCCCGACCTCGGCGCCGCGCTGAACCGGCTTCTGGCCGAGGAAGGCCGGCCCGAGCAGCCGTATGATGCGATCCGGCCGCTGGCCTCGCACGGCGCCCGCGGACTGATCGGCCTCGGCTTCGGTGTCGGCCCGGACGACGCCTCGTTCAACGGCTTGCGCGAGCGCTTCCTCGCCCGCTACGCGGCGGCATTGTGCGAACACACGGTGCTGTTCGACGGCATTGCCGAACTGATCGCCGCGATCGGCGCGCGCGGCCTGCCCTGGGGCATCGTCACCAACAAGCCCGGCCGCTTCACCGATCCGCTGGTGCGCGAACTGCCGCTGCCGGTGCAGCCAGGCTGCATCGTCTCGGGCGACACCGTCGGCGTCGCCAAGCCCGATCCGAGGCCCATGCTGCACGCAGCCGAACAGCTCGGCGTGCCGGCGGAAAGCTGCATCTACATCGGCGATGCCGAACGCGACATCGAGGCCGGCCGCCGCGTCGGCATGAAAACGGTGATTGCCGACTACGGCTACATCAGCGTCGACGACCGGCCGACCACCTGGGGCGCCGACCTGCGCATTGCCCACCCGCTCGACCTGCTCGCGCATCTGCCTGACTGA
- the modC gene encoding molybdenum ABC transporter ATP-binding protein, which translates to MSSIEARFRLDWPGFSLDVDLNLPGRGVTALFGHSGSGKTTLLRCIAGLERASQGRLIVDGEVWQDAGLWVPTHKRPIGYVFQEASLFSHLSVLGNLRYGLNRINDEQRVSLDQAIELLGIGYLLERKPDRLSGGERQRVGIARALAVSPRLLLMDEPLAALDLKRKREILPYLERLHDELDVPIFYVSHSPDEVARLADHLVAMEGGRVQASGSLAETLARLDLPIRLGEDAGAILNATVGAVDKEWHLARVDFTGGSLWARDHGLAIGRHVRVRILARDVSLAEQPGDSSIQNVLRGQIDAVGDDEHPGVALVRVRIGAEIILARLTKRAVNALNVIPGRELWVQVKSVALLE; encoded by the coding sequence GTGTCAAGCATCGAAGCGCGTTTTCGACTCGACTGGCCGGGTTTTTCACTCGACGTGGATCTCAATCTGCCTGGACGGGGAGTGACCGCGCTATTCGGACATTCCGGGTCGGGCAAGACAACGCTGCTACGCTGCATTGCGGGCTTGGAGCGTGCTTCGCAGGGGCGGCTTATCGTAGATGGCGAGGTGTGGCAGGACGCAGGACTCTGGGTGCCAACACACAAGCGGCCTATCGGTTATGTGTTCCAAGAGGCCAGCCTGTTCTCACACTTGTCGGTGCTGGGCAACTTGCGCTACGGCCTGAATCGCATTAACGACGAACAGCGCGTCAGTCTGGATCAGGCCATCGAGCTGCTGGGTATCGGCTATCTGCTAGAGCGCAAGCCGGATCGTTTGTCCGGTGGTGAGCGCCAGCGGGTCGGCATCGCCCGTGCGCTAGCTGTCAGTCCACGCCTACTGCTGATGGACGAGCCGCTGGCCGCGCTGGATCTGAAGCGCAAGCGGGAAATCCTGCCCTACCTAGAGCGATTGCACGACGAGTTGGATGTCCCGATCTTTTATGTCAGCCATTCCCCAGACGAGGTGGCGCGACTGGCCGATCATCTGGTGGCGATGGAAGGCGGGAGGGTGCAGGCCAGCGGGTCGCTGGCTGAAACGCTGGCTCGCCTCGATTTGCCGATCCGGTTGGGCGAGGATGCTGGAGCAATCCTCAATGCTACCGTGGGCGCAGTAGACAAGGAATGGCACTTGGCGCGAGTGGACTTTACTGGCGGCAGTTTGTGGGCGCGCGATCACGGTCTGGCTATCGGTCGACACGTCCGGGTGCGCATCTTGGCGCGTGACGTGAGTCTTGCCGAACAGCCTGGAGACAGCAGTATTCAGAACGTACTGCGTGGGCAAATCGATGCTGTGGGTGATGACGAGCATCCTGGCGTGGCATTGGTGCGTGTCCGGATTGGTGCAGAAATCATTCTGGCGAGGCTAACCAAGAGAGCGGTCAATGCTCTGAACGTGATTCCAGGGCGAGAGCTCTGGGTACAGGTGAAATCGGTAGCGCTACTGGAATAG
- a CDS encoding peptidylprolyl isomerase — translation MQIAKNSVVTLNYEMFDLEGKQLDKTEEPIAYLHGGYDNILPLVEEALEGKTVGDSIDVVMEADDAFGEHEPELIRSEDKDVFPQEVEVGMMFEADDPQTGDVLLFRVVEIAGNKVTVDANHPFAGIKIRFVGKVVDVREATGEEIAHGHVHGEHGHQH, via the coding sequence ATGCAAATCGCCAAGAATTCCGTCGTCACCCTGAACTACGAAATGTTCGATCTCGAAGGCAAGCAGCTCGACAAGACCGAAGAGCCGATCGCCTACCTGCACGGCGGTTATGACAACATCCTGCCGCTGGTGGAAGAAGCGCTGGAAGGCAAGACCGTCGGCGACAGCATCGACGTGGTGATGGAAGCCGACGACGCCTTTGGCGAGCACGAGCCGGAGCTGATCCGCTCGGAAGACAAGGACGTGTTCCCGCAGGAAGTCGAAGTCGGCATGATGTTCGAAGCCGATGATCCGCAGACCGGCGACGTGCTGCTGTTCCGCGTCGTCGAAATCGCCGGCAACAAGGTCACCGTCGACGCGAACCACCCGTTCGCAGGCATCAAGATCCGCTTCGTCGGCAAGGTGGTCGACGTGCGCGAAGCCACCGGCGAGGAAATCGCCCATGGTCATGTGCACGGCGAGCACGGCCACCAGCACTGA
- a CDS encoding MDR family oxidoreductase gives MFKAVYLTRDDGFRAQLAELDEASLPAEGVSLRVEYSTLNYKDAQALTDSGPVVRQFPMVAGVDAVGTVLESDSLDFAPGEKVILNGWGCGETTWGALAQRARVPAEGLVRLPAGLAAHDAMALGTAGYTAMLCVQALKTHGLTPGGGPVLVTGATGGVGSVAVMLLAKLGFEVVAVTGKPDAADYLRTLGAAEIVDRAGLSGAGKPLQKERWAGVVDSVGSHVLANACAQVRRDGAVAACGLAGGMDFPATVAPFILRGVTLYGVDSVYAPRAQRQAAWDLLAGLIDPVLLASTSTEIGLAETFAAAADIIAGRHRGRFIVDVHR, from the coding sequence ATGTTCAAGGCGGTATATCTGACACGGGATGACGGGTTCAGGGCGCAGCTTGCGGAGCTCGACGAGGCGTCGTTGCCGGCGGAGGGCGTGAGCCTGCGCGTCGAGTATTCGACGCTCAACTACAAGGATGCGCAGGCGCTGACCGACAGCGGACCGGTGGTGCGGCAGTTTCCGATGGTTGCCGGCGTTGATGCGGTCGGGACGGTGCTCGAGTCGGATTCGCTCGATTTCGCGCCGGGCGAGAAGGTGATCCTCAACGGCTGGGGCTGCGGCGAGACGACCTGGGGCGCGCTGGCACAACGCGCCCGGGTGCCGGCCGAGGGGCTGGTGCGGCTGCCGGCAGGGCTGGCCGCGCATGATGCGATGGCACTCGGCACCGCCGGCTATACGGCGATGCTGTGCGTGCAGGCGCTGAAGACGCACGGCCTGACGCCCGGGGGCGGGCCGGTGCTGGTGACTGGCGCGACCGGCGGGGTCGGTTCGGTGGCGGTGATGCTGCTGGCCAAGCTGGGCTTCGAGGTCGTTGCGGTGACCGGCAAGCCGGATGCGGCCGATTACCTTCGCACGCTCGGCGCCGCCGAGATCGTCGACCGGGCCGGCTTGTCGGGCGCCGGCAAGCCGCTGCAGAAGGAGCGCTGGGCCGGCGTCGTCGATTCGGTCGGCAGTCATGTACTGGCGAACGCTTGCGCGCAGGTGCGGCGCGACGGCGCGGTGGCGGCGTGCGGCCTGGCCGGCGGGATGGATTTTCCGGCGACGGTGGCGCCATTCATTCTGCGGGGCGTGACGCTGTACGGGGTCGACAGCGTGTATGCCCCAAGGGCGCAGCGCCAGGCGGCGTGGGACTTGCTCGCCGGGCTGATCGATCCGGTCTTGCTTGCAAGTACCAGCACCGAGATCGGCCTGGCCGAGACCTTTGCTGCGGCGGCCGACATCATCGCCGGCCGCCATCGTGGCCGGTTCATTGTCGACGTCCATCGCTGA
- the ubiG gene encoding bifunctional 2-polyprenyl-6-hydroxyphenol methylase/3-demethylubiquinol 3-O-methyltransferase UbiG produces the protein MTETPPTAAPINADQAEIAKFSALAHKWWDKDGEFKPLHQINPLRLQFIADHAVLTAQQALDVGCGGGILSEALAQAGAQVTGIDLAEKSLKVAKLHLFESNVSVDYRCVAVEALAAETPESFDVVTCMEMLEHVPSPASIVAACAQLAKPGGWVFFSTLNRNPKAYALAVIGAEYLMGLLPRGTHDYAKFIKPSELARMTRAAGLETVTVSGMQYNPISGIATLSDDADVNYLVACRKPL, from the coding sequence ATGACCGAAACGCCGCCGACTGCCGCCCCCATCAATGCCGATCAAGCCGAGATCGCCAAGTTCTCCGCCCTCGCCCACAAGTGGTGGGACAAGGACGGCGAATTCAAGCCGCTGCACCAGATCAACCCGCTGCGGCTGCAGTTCATCGCCGACCATGCGGTACTGACCGCGCAGCAGGCGCTCGACGTCGGTTGCGGCGGCGGCATCCTCAGCGAAGCACTGGCGCAGGCCGGCGCACAAGTCACCGGCATCGACCTGGCCGAAAAATCGCTCAAGGTCGCCAAGCTGCACCTGTTCGAATCGAACGTCTCGGTCGACTACCGCTGCGTCGCGGTCGAAGCACTGGCGGCGGAAACGCCGGAAAGCTTCGACGTCGTCACCTGCATGGAAATGCTCGAACACGTGCCGTCGCCGGCGAGCATCGTCGCCGCCTGCGCCCAGCTGGCCAAACCGGGCGGCTGGGTGTTCTTCTCGACGCTGAACCGCAACCCGAAGGCCTACGCGCTGGCGGTGATCGGCGCCGAGTACCTGATGGGGCTGCTGCCACGCGGTACGCACGACTACGCCAAGTTCATCAAGCCGTCCGAGCTGGCGCGCATGACACGCGCCGCCGGGCTTGAAACGGTCACCGTCAGCGGCATGCAGTACAACCCGATCTCCGGCATCGCAACCCTGTCCGACGATGCCGACGTCAATTACCTCGTCGCCTGCCGCAAGCCGCTGTGA
- the modB gene encoding molybdate ABC transporter permease subunit, with protein sequence MLTSNDWQALWLTVRLAGIVTAILLVVGTPIAWWLARTKAWWKGPVGAVVALPLVLPPSVLGFYLLLAMGPNGPIGQLTQALGLGPLPFTFWGLVLASVFYSMPFMVQPLQTAFEAVGDRPLEVAATLRASPLNAFFTVAVPLAAPGFLTASILTFAHTVGEFGVVLMIGGNLPGVTRVASVQIYDHVEALEYMQAHRLAAVMLIFSFLVLLALYAWRPSPKKGG encoded by the coding sequence ATGCTGACATCGAATGACTGGCAAGCACTTTGGTTGACCGTTCGTCTAGCCGGGATCGTGACGGCCATCCTGCTGGTAGTTGGCACACCCATCGCTTGGTGGCTCGCACGTACAAAAGCCTGGTGGAAGGGGCCTGTTGGCGCTGTGGTCGCGCTACCTCTGGTGCTGCCACCCTCGGTGCTAGGCTTTTATTTGTTGCTGGCGATGGGGCCGAACGGGCCTATCGGTCAGCTGACTCAGGCGCTGGGGCTGGGGCCTTTGCCCTTTACCTTCTGGGGACTGGTCTTGGCCTCGGTCTTCTATTCGATGCCTTTCATGGTGCAGCCGTTGCAAACGGCCTTCGAGGCGGTCGGCGACCGCCCCTTGGAAGTAGCGGCAACTTTGCGCGCCTCGCCACTCAATGCCTTTTTCACTGTCGCCGTTCCTTTGGCCGCGCCGGGTTTTCTGACGGCATCGATCCTCACCTTCGCACACACCGTCGGCGAGTTCGGCGTGGTGCTAATGATCGGCGGCAACCTACCCGGCGTGACCCGCGTGGCCTCGGTGCAAATCTACGATCACGTGGAGGCTCTGGAGTACATGCAGGCGCACCGTCTCGCGGCGGTGATGCTGATCTTCTCTTTCCTCGTGCTGCTGGCCTTATACGCTTGGCGGCCAAGTCCGAAGAAAGGTGGGTGA
- the tatA gene encoding Sec-independent protein translocase subunit TatA, giving the protein MGSFSLWHWALVLLVVVLVFGTRRLRNAGGDLGAAIRGFKDGVNGKDDPSQQ; this is encoded by the coding sequence ATGGGTTCATTCAGCCTCTGGCACTGGGCACTGGTGCTGCTGGTCGTCGTGCTGGTCTTCGGCACCCGCCGGCTGCGCAACGCCGGCGGCGACCTGGGCGCCGCAATCCGCGGTTTCAAGGACGGCGTGAACGGCAAGGACGACCCGTCACAACAGTAG
- a CDS encoding peroxiredoxin has product MLNPGEVAPDFELPDAGMDSVRLSDFRGRQNVVLYFFNKDHTPGGITEAIEFSERVAALAQCDAVVLGVSMDDCMAHELFIDEEGIEFDLLSDPEGDVSRRYHALREWQVGDVVRYGIERSTFVIDKAGLIRHAFYHVTPKGHAAEILSLVQSLG; this is encoded by the coding sequence ATGCTGAATCCAGGCGAAGTGGCGCCCGATTTCGAACTGCCCGATGCCGGCATGGACTCGGTCAGGCTGTCGGATTTCCGCGGCCGGCAGAACGTGGTGCTGTATTTCTTCAACAAGGACCACACGCCCGGCGGCATCACCGAAGCGATCGAATTCAGCGAGCGTGTCGCCGCGCTGGCGCAGTGCGATGCGGTCGTGCTCGGCGTCAGCATGGACGACTGCATGGCGCATGAATTGTTCATCGACGAGGAGGGGATCGAGTTCGACCTCCTGTCGGACCCGGAAGGCGACGTGAGCCGCCGCTACCATGCGCTGCGCGAGTGGCAGGTGGGCGACGTGGTACGATACGGCATTGAGCGCTCGACTTTCGTCATCGACAAGGCGGGGCTGATCCGCCACGCCTTCTACCATGTCACGCCGAAAGGCCACGCAGCCGAAATACTCTCCCTTGTTCAATCGCTAGGATAA
- a CDS encoding TRZ/ATZ family hydrolase, which yields MPTQILLPRWLIPIEPREVLTGHALVIKQDRIIAILPAADALARYPDAERVELPEHALLPGLINLHAHSAMTLLRGYADDLALMDWLNDHIWPAEGAHVSDEFVFDGTQLAIAEMIRGGTTCANDMYFHHGAVARAALASGFRMMVGCSVLEFPTPYAADADQYLRRALACIDEFQGESLVGFTLAPHAPYSVSDATFGRVITLADELGVGIHCHIHETQDEIDDSLRQHGVRPLERLARLGLLDSPLIAAHMVHTTDAEIALLAQRGVHVAHNPASNLKLASGFARIADQLAAGINVGIGTDGAASNNKLDLFAELRLTALLAKGQSGSPTALPAWQALEMATINGARALGWDERIGSLAVGKQADVIAVDLSNIGTQPAYDPVSHLVYALDRSQVSHVWIAGVPQLAGGELTRFKPAQLAANARRWQARIAPR from the coding sequence ATGCCCACCCAGATTCTGCTGCCCCGCTGGCTGATCCCGATTGAACCGCGCGAAGTGCTGACCGGCCATGCGCTAGTCATCAAGCAGGACCGCATCATCGCGATCCTGCCCGCCGCCGACGCCCTCGCCCGCTATCCCGACGCCGAACGCGTCGAGCTGCCCGAGCATGCACTGCTGCCGGGCCTGATCAATCTGCACGCGCATTCGGCGATGACGCTGCTGCGCGGCTACGCCGACGATCTGGCACTGATGGACTGGCTCAACGACCACATCTGGCCGGCCGAAGGCGCCCACGTTTCGGACGAATTCGTCTTCGACGGCACCCAGCTGGCGATCGCCGAGATGATCCGTGGCGGCACGACCTGCGCCAACGACATGTATTTCCACCACGGCGCGGTCGCCCGTGCAGCGCTGGCCAGCGGCTTCCGGATGATGGTCGGCTGCTCGGTCCTCGAGTTCCCGACGCCCTACGCCGCCGACGCCGACCAGTACCTCCGCCGGGCGCTTGCGTGCATCGACGAATTCCAGGGCGAATCGCTGGTCGGCTTCACGCTGGCACCGCACGCGCCGTACAGCGTCAGCGACGCGACTTTCGGCCGGGTGATCACGCTGGCCGACGAACTCGGTGTCGGCATCCACTGCCACATCCACGAAACGCAGGACGAGATCGACGACAGCCTGCGCCAGCACGGCGTGCGGCCGCTCGAACGGCTCGCCAGGCTGGGCCTGCTCGACAGCCCGCTGATCGCCGCGCACATGGTGCACACGACCGACGCCGAGATCGCGCTGCTGGCGCAACGCGGCGTCCACGTCGCGCACAACCCGGCATCCAACCTCAAGCTGGCGTCGGGTTTCGCCCGCATCGCCGACCAGCTCGCCGCCGGCATCAACGTCGGCATCGGCACCGACGGTGCGGCCAGCAACAACAAGCTCGACCTGTTTGCCGAACTGCGCCTCACCGCGCTGCTTGCCAAGGGCCAGAGCGGCAGCCCGACCGCGCTGCCGGCCTGGCAGGCGCTGGAGATGGCAACGATCAACGGCGCCAGGGCGCTCGGCTGGGACGAGCGGATCGGCAGCCTGGCGGTGGGCAAGCAGGCCGACGTGATTGCGGTCGACCTGTCGAACATCGGCACGCAGCCGGCCTACGACCCGGTCTCGCATCTGGTCTACGCACTGGATCGCAGCCAGGTCAGCCACGTCTGGATCGCCGGCGTGCCGCAGCTTGCGGGCGGCGAGCTGACGCGCTTCAAGCCGGCGCAACTCGCCGCCAATGCCCGGCGCTGGCAGGCGCGGATCGCGCCGCGCTGA